One region of Spartobacteria bacterium genomic DNA includes:
- a CDS encoding alpha-galactosidase: MAILFNEQSREFHIQGRNTSYIFSVLSNGYLGQLYYGKKIKHRDSFSHLMQYPRRMVAVPSPNEPGNPKFSMELTKQEFPHFGGMDCRQPAIKIKQQNGSRLTEFKYQSHVIRSGKSKLAGLPATYVESDEEATTLDITLYDDVIGATLILTYTVFEAFDVITRSSRLVNSGDEQLVIERFMSCSVDFPDKDFDFMHLSGAWVRERHVKERKLEHGIQSIYSTRGGSSHVHNPFMALKRFDCTEHSGEVYGFSLVYSGNFLAQAEVDQFDVTRAMIGIHPDTFNWNVHPGESFQAPETVMVFSDKGLNGMSQKYHALYTARLAKGMWRQKERPVIINNWEATYFKFNEDKLVPLARQAKELGIELFVLDDGWFGKRNNDTTSLGDWFEDETKLPHGLKGLGEKINDLGMQFGLWVEPEMINRESRLYEKHPEWLLQIPNRISSPGRFQFVLDYTNDAVIDYLYERLHDILTNAPISYVKWDMNRGMSEVGSMHLAADQQMEVYHRYILGLYKLMDRITTAFPEVLFESCASGGGRFDPGMLYYMPQTWTSDDTDAVERLKIQYGTSMVYPINAMGAHVSAVPNHQVMRMTSLKTRAETAFFGIFGYELDVTQMTDAEKEEVKAQIAFYKTHRSTFQFGTFYRLKNPFKSNETAWMVVSADQKDAIVGYYQVLAKPNPGFKGLRLKGLNPDFGYTIAGRDGVYYGDELENIGIKLDPEFDATSIEGMHESQDFKSTIFVLHCS, translated from the coding sequence ATGGCGATCCTATTTAATGAACAGAGCCGGGAATTTCATATTCAAGGCCGCAATACCAGTTACATATTTTCTGTATTGAGCAATGGGTATCTGGGTCAGCTTTATTACGGGAAAAAAATAAAGCACCGGGATTCGTTTTCGCATTTGATGCAGTATCCCAGAAGAATGGTCGCTGTTCCCTCTCCTAACGAGCCCGGTAATCCCAAGTTCTCAATGGAGCTTACCAAGCAGGAATTCCCGCATTTTGGCGGAATGGATTGTCGACAGCCCGCCATCAAGATCAAGCAGCAGAACGGCAGCCGGCTGACCGAATTTAAGTATCAGTCTCACGTTATCCGTTCCGGAAAATCCAAACTGGCAGGACTGCCCGCCACCTATGTGGAATCGGATGAGGAAGCCACTACGCTGGACATTACGCTATATGACGACGTAATCGGGGCAACACTTATTTTAACCTACACCGTCTTTGAGGCCTTCGATGTCATTACGCGAAGCAGCCGCCTGGTCAACAGCGGGGATGAACAACTGGTTATTGAACGGTTCATGAGTTGTTCCGTTGACTTCCCTGATAAAGATTTTGATTTTATGCACCTGTCCGGCGCATGGGTTCGCGAACGTCATGTGAAGGAAAGAAAACTCGAGCACGGCATTCAGTCGATCTATAGTACCCGGGGCGGAAGCAGCCATGTACACAACCCTTTTATGGCCTTGAAGCGGTTTGACTGCACGGAGCATTCTGGCGAAGTCTACGGTTTCAGTCTGGTCTATAGCGGCAATTTTCTGGCGCAGGCCGAAGTGGATCAATTTGATGTAACTCGCGCGATGATTGGGATCCATCCCGATACATTCAACTGGAATGTACATCCCGGCGAATCGTTTCAGGCACCGGAAACCGTTATGGTTTTTTCTGATAAAGGACTGAACGGAATGAGCCAGAAATACCACGCCCTGTATACTGCACGTCTGGCAAAAGGGATGTGGCGTCAAAAAGAGCGACCAGTGATCATAAACAACTGGGAAGCCACTTATTTTAAATTCAACGAAGATAAATTGGTACCCCTCGCCCGGCAGGCGAAAGAGCTGGGTATTGAGCTGTTTGTGCTCGATGACGGATGGTTTGGCAAACGGAATAATGACACCACATCGCTCGGCGACTGGTTCGAAGACGAAACCAAACTGCCTCACGGGCTGAAGGGACTGGGTGAAAAGATTAATGATCTCGGCATGCAGTTCGGCTTGTGGGTGGAACCGGAAATGATTAACAGGGAGAGTCGGCTCTATGAAAAACATCCCGAATGGCTCCTGCAGATTCCAAACAGAATCTCCTCTCCCGGCCGATTTCAGTTTGTGCTGGATTATACCAACGATGCGGTCATTGATTATCTCTATGAGCGGTTGCATGATATTTTAACCAATGCCCCCATCAGCTATGTGAAATGGGATATGAATCGCGGGATGAGCGAGGTCGGATCGATGCATCTTGCCGCTGACCAGCAGATGGAAGTGTATCACCGGTATATCTTGGGACTGTATAAACTGATGGATCGCATTACGACGGCTTTTCCTGAGGTACTGTTCGAGTCATGCGCCAGCGGTGGCGGTCGCTTTGATCCGGGCATGCTGTATTATATGCCGCAAACATGGACCAGTGATGATACGGATGCCGTGGAGCGACTCAAAATCCAGTATGGCACGTCCATGGTCTATCCCATAAATGCCATGGGAGCCCATGTGTCGGCTGTTCCAAATCATCAGGTGATGCGGATGACCAGCCTGAAAACACGGGCAGAAACGGCCTTTTTCGGTATTTTCGGTTATGAACTGGATGTCACGCAAATGACCGATGCCGAAAAAGAGGAAGTCAAAGCACAGATCGCCTTTTATAAGACCCATCGAAGCACCTTCCAGTTCGGTACGTTTTATCGATTGAAAAACCCGTTCAAGAGCAATGAAACGGCCTGGATGGTGGTGTCTGCCGATCAGAAAGACGCCATTGTCGGATATTATCAGGTACTTGCAAAGCCAAATCCCGGTTTTAAAGGGCTTCGGCTCAAAGGATTAAATCCTGACTTCGGATATACCATTGCCGGGAGGGACGGCGTCTATTACGGCGACGAATTGGAAAACATCGGAATCAAACTTGATCCTGAATTTGATGCGACGAGCATTGAGGGCATGCATGAAAGTCAGGATTTCAAAAGCACAATTTTTGTATTACATTGCAGTTAG